In Lycium ferocissimum isolate CSIRO_LF1 chromosome 7, AGI_CSIRO_Lferr_CH_V1, whole genome shotgun sequence, the sequence gaatctTGGTGAGGAAAAAAAACCGAAAGCTGATACAAGGAATAAGATCAAGAATTCAGAGGCAGCAAAATCCAATGAAAATGAGTTGAAGGATGAGGATATTCCAAGTGGTTCCCtagaaaacaagaaaatccAGAATCTTGGCAAGGAAAAAATTGATAAGGTGAAGGATCAGAAGTTGATGAAGAATGAGCAACAACTTGATATAGGTGAAGGAGAGGTAGCAAAATCCGAGAAAAATGAGCTGGAGTTTGTTAAAACTGATAGTTCTCTGAAGACAGAACATGGGGTTGAGGAAGTTAAGGAAGATGGTGTGATAAGTAaagataaaaagaagaagaagaagaaaaagaaaaatagaggtGTTGGTGAAAGTGAGCACGAGGTGGTGAAAGTGGAAGAAGATTTGGGGcatgaggaggaggaggaaaggaagaagaggaagagtaTAGATACTGATGCTGACGAAAATGCTGGTTCAGCAGAGCAGAGTCGTAAGAAAAAGAGTAAAAGGAGAAGAATTGAAGGTGAAAAGTAATTGAATTAGCTATATTGTAGGAAGATTATTGCTGTTGTTGCTACAAGTGTTGAGGATTAGTGTAATGCTTTTTTGTGTAACGCACCTGGGAAAATTGTCCCTTGTGGATACCATTGCTATAGCTGTATTGATATAACGGCTCGAGtaattttatgagatatgaTTCAATTTGAAATGATTATGGATCTAAGGAAGTTTTATTGACATATTATAATTGAATTTAGGTGTCAAACAATCTTTTTTTTAGAGTAAGGTAGCATTTTTAGGATTCAAACT encodes:
- the LOC132065677 gene encoding uncharacterized protein LOC132065677 isoform X1 yields the protein MKTVSGKVTSTTPISLSNAAKSLSKFAASDNHGASHAVSVYLQRAADSFNQLVKVHQKLNPNSLKVEDIVKNEDIPIGSLENKKSKNLGKDEIKNSSKIHIVKNEDIPIGSQENKKRKNLGKVENKNSSKIDVVKNEDIPIGSQENKKRKNLGEEKKPKADTRNKIKNSEAAKSNENELKDEDIPSGSLENKKIQNLGKEKIDKVKDQKLMKNEQQLDIGEGEVAKSEKNELEFVKTDSSLKTEHGVEEVKEDGVISKDKKKKKKKKKNRGVGESEHEVVKVEEDLGHEEEEERKKRKSIDTDADENAGSAEQSRKKKSKRRRIEGEK
- the LOC132065677 gene encoding uncharacterized protein LOC132065677 isoform X2, with translation MKTVSGKVTSTTPISLSNAAKSLSKFAASDNHGASHAVSVYLQRAADSFNQLVKVHQKLNPNSLKVEDIVKNEDIPIGSLENKKSKNLGKDEIKNSSKIHIVKNEDIPIGSQENKKRKNLGKEKKPKADTRNKIKNSEAAKSNENELKDEDIPSGSLENKKIQNLGKEKIDKVKDQKLMKNEQQLDIGEGEVAKSEKNELEFVKTDSSLKTEHGVEEVKEDGVISKDKKKKKKKKKNRGVGESEHEVVKVEEDLGHEEEEERKKRKSIDTDADENAGSAEQSRKKKSKRRRIEGEK